The genomic stretch CGGGTAGGCGGACAAGGCATTATTGCGGACAGAAAGCGGACAAACCGTCCGCTGTTACTCGGAGCCTTGATGATGCGTGATCCAGCGGACCACTACACCCGCGACCTAGCTGGCCATGTGATCGGCTACGCCCGCGTATCGACGTCTGACCAAGACGCGGCCATGCAGCGCGAGGCGCTGATCGCCGCCGGTGCGGTGAAGGTGTTTGAGGACGTGGCGAGCGGCGCGAAGGCCGATAGGCCGGGCCTGACGGCCGCCCTCGCCTATCTGCGTGAGGGTGACACCTTGGCCGTGTGGAAGCTCGACCGACTCGGCCGATCCCTGCCGCACCTGGTGCAGACCGTGGCCGAGCTGGAACAGCGCGGCGTCGGCTTCCGCTCGTTGACCGAGAGCATCAACACCACCACGCCGGGCGGGCGCCTTGTGTTCCATCTGTTTGCGGCCTTGGCCGACTTCGAGCGCGATTTGATTCGCGAGCGCACGCGCGCAGGCCTCGCCGTGGCGAAGGCCCGAGGTAGCGCCGCTGGCCGGCG from Burkholderia sp. HI2500 encodes the following:
- a CDS encoding recombinase family protein is translated as MMRDPADHYTRDLAGHVIGYARVSTSDQDAAMQREALIAAGAVKVFEDVASGAKADRPGLTAALAYLREGDTLAVWKLDRLGRSLPHLVQTVAELEQRGVGFRSLTESINTTTPGGRLVFHLFAALADFERDLIRERTRAGLAVAKARGSAAGRRPVVTADKLARARALIDAKGLTVREAAARVKVGKTALYKALAVPEIQG